Proteins from a single region of Flavobacterium sp. K5-23:
- a CDS encoding tetratricopeptide repeat protein — protein sequence MQLSNEEEDYSLSLSKFESMLKTNKVLFFDSEEFEEIILHYIDMGKAALAKKALKLALDQHPKSTGLKLVQVEMLIYDDKLEIAEKLLNELYAIEPTNEEIFIQKANIYSKRDQHEKAVESLKTALEYTEDYADVYNLIGMEYLFMDNLEMAKESFIKCLEEDFDDQSALYNVVYCFEFLDQNVEAISYLNKYIDKNPYSEIAWHQMGRLYYGIKDYDNAIRAFDYATLIDDEFLGAFMEKAKAFERIKKYEEAIESYNRTIELDDATSYALLRIGKCYEKLGNKVQALKYFNKTVHEDPLLDKGWIAITDFYIRQKNFQKALFHVNKALQIDNQNRLYWKRFATINKQMNFFEEAEFGYRKAVEFGDTELDTWLFWVDLLQFLGEFESAIQTLLQATEYYPEENEIEYRLAGLYFMLQDNTKAKFHLSNAMRLNFDNYILLEDLYPVVWSRKMVQNYIAKHKK from the coding sequence ATGCAATTAAGCAACGAAGAAGAAGATTATAGCTTATCTCTATCCAAATTTGAGTCCATGTTGAAAACCAACAAAGTGCTCTTTTTTGACTCAGAAGAGTTTGAAGAAATTATTCTTCATTATATAGATATGGGTAAAGCCGCTTTAGCTAAAAAAGCATTAAAACTAGCCCTAGACCAACACCCTAAATCAACAGGATTGAAATTGGTTCAGGTAGAAATGCTTATTTATGACGACAAACTCGAAATAGCCGAAAAATTACTCAATGAGTTATATGCTATTGAACCCACAAACGAAGAAATTTTCATCCAGAAAGCTAATATTTATTCTAAGAGAGATCAGCACGAAAAAGCAGTTGAATCCTTAAAAACCGCTTTAGAGTATACTGAGGATTATGCTGATGTGTACAATCTAATAGGGATGGAATATCTGTTTATGGATAATCTAGAAATGGCAAAAGAAAGTTTCATCAAATGTTTAGAAGAAGATTTCGACGACCAATCTGCATTATATAATGTGGTATATTGTTTCGAATTCTTAGATCAAAACGTTGAGGCAATCTCCTATTTGAATAAATACATTGACAAGAACCCTTATAGCGAAATTGCTTGGCACCAGATGGGGCGTTTGTATTACGGAATAAAAGATTATGACAATGCCATTCGTGCTTTTGATTATGCTACCCTAATTGATGATGAATTCCTTGGCGCCTTTATGGAAAAAGCCAAAGCATTCGAACGCATTAAAAAATATGAGGAAGCTATCGAAAGCTACAATAGAACAATTGAATTAGATGACGCAACTTCATATGCTTTGCTTCGAATAGGAAAATGCTATGAGAAACTAGGTAATAAAGTTCAAGCACTGAAATATTTTAACAAAACAGTTCACGAAGATCCACTTCTTGACAAAGGTTGGATTGCCATCACTGATTTTTATATTCGTCAAAAGAACTTCCAGAAAGCGTTATTTCACGTTAATAAAGCTTTACAAATCGACAATCAAAACCGTTTGTATTGGAAACGTTTTGCTACTATAAACAAACAGATGAATTTCTTTGAAGAAGCGGAATTTGGTTATAGAAAAGCAGTGGAATTTGGTGATACTGAATTAGACACCTGGTTATTTTGGGTTGACTTACTTCAGTTTTTAGGGGAATTTGAAAGTGCCATACAAACTTTATTACAGGCAACGGAATATTATCCTGAAGAAAATGAAATAGAATACCGTCTGGCTGGATTGTACTTTATGTTACAAGACAATACCAAGGCAAAATTTCATTTAAGTAATGCTATGCGTCTTAATTTTGACAACTATATTCTACTAGAGGATTTATATCCGGTTGTATGGTCTAGAAAAATGGTGCAAAACTATATTGCTAAACATAAAAAATAA
- a CDS encoding shikimate dehydrogenase, producing the protein MSKKRFGLLGKNISYSFSKGYFTEKFSTEELADCTYENFDIPVINDFVTLIKEKHQEIYGMNVTIPYKEAVMPFLDKLSKKAALIGAVNTIKFTRKGLLKGYNTDYYGFKKALKPLLQPHHKKALILGTGGASKGVAYALDELDIRYHFVSRIPNEYSISYDQINADTFDEYQIIINSTPVGTSPNIEDAPLLPYEFFTEQHIAFDLIYNPAETAFLKKAKAQGAQIKNGLEMLVFQAEKSWEIWNR; encoded by the coding sequence ATGTCAAAAAAACGCTTTGGTTTACTAGGAAAAAATATAAGTTATTCCTTTTCGAAAGGATATTTTACTGAAAAGTTCAGTACTGAAGAATTAGCAGATTGCACCTACGAAAATTTTGACATTCCAGTAATTAATGATTTTGTTACACTCATAAAAGAAAAACATCAGGAAATATATGGAATGAATGTCACCATTCCATATAAGGAAGCCGTGATGCCTTTTTTGGATAAATTATCAAAAAAAGCAGCATTAATAGGCGCTGTAAACACCATAAAATTCACTCGAAAAGGGCTATTAAAAGGCTACAATACTGATTATTACGGATTTAAAAAAGCACTCAAACCGCTATTACAACCCCATCATAAAAAAGCATTGATTTTAGGAACAGGTGGAGCATCAAAAGGAGTGGCTTATGCACTTGATGAATTAGATATTAGGTATCATTTTGTTTCTAGAATACCAAATGAATATTCGATAAGTTATGACCAAATTAATGCAGATACTTTTGACGAATACCAAATCATAATTAACTCTACTCCAGTAGGAACCAGTCCAAACATTGAGGACGCTCCATTACTGCCTTACGAGTTCTTTACTGAACAACATATTGCTTTTGATCTAATTTATAATCCTGCCGAAACGGCTTTCCTAAAAAAGGCTAAAGCACAAGGAGCACAAATAAAAAACGGATTAGAAATGCTTGTTTTTCAAGCAGAAAAATCCTGGGAGATATGGAATAGATAA